The Pseudomonadota bacterium region CCCGGGCTTGAACGGACCGCCGCCGAAAGCAAGGCCGCGCGTGCCGCACACGGCGTTGGCGGCGGCACCGAGGGTGAACAGCCAGGTCGTGACCAGCGCCGACCAGAACAAGCAGGAGAACTGGCGCGGCGACAGGCGCATGTAACGTCCGCCGAAGGCAAACCCCATCAGCAGCAGGCCCTGGGTGATCGCTTCCATGTGCGCCATGCGCCAGGCGCGGCCGTCGTCCGGGATCGAGACCGGGATGTCGATGGGCAACGGCCATAGGGCAATCTTGCCGATGAGGGCGAAGAACCATACCCAGCCGAGCAGCAGGGCGAGCGCGATGAGGCCGGTGCCATTGAAGAACAGCGCGGCGCGCATGCGTTCACTCATGGCGGCAGACGAAGTGTCAGTCATGATGGTGTCCAGGTGTCAGGCAAGGGGCACGGGCGTGGGCTCGGCCAGGCGTGTGGTATCGAGTCGCGCGGCGGCCTGCGGTGTGGCGTCGAACAGTGCGGCCCAGGCCCGCGCCCACGGCGGGTCGGCCACCTGGCGCGGGTTGTAGCCCGGCACCAGGATGCGCAACAGTCTCGGCGTCAGCTGCGCGAAGATGCGCGCGAGCAGACGCGCCAGCGCCAGCCGCGATCGCCAATCGCGCCACAGGCCGTCCTCCTGCAGCAGCGCGTGGTAACCGTCGCGCGTCAGTTTGAAAATGTGCGCCGTCGCATACAGAAAGCCGTGCACGCGACGGAAGTAGCCGCCCGCCACGTGCTCGAACACGTCGAAGGCGACGTTCTTGTGTTCAATCTCCTCGACGAAATGCCACAGCACCAGGGTGGCGACGCCGCTTTCGCTGGCGCCGAACAGGTGTTCGCGATCTTCGATGAGCATCTCGCCGATGGCGAGCGCCATGGACTCGAAGCCTTC contains the following coding sequences:
- a CDS encoding metal-dependent hydrolase, with protein sequence MNSARMTVRRPAFSYPSPMPGHWNARRPEFSHIVNAASLAMPYLEPYLIKSMRAARERIRDPELKKALDDYVAQESMHFSQHRRFNDTLQARGYRCIEALQARMAADYAELGAKRSLEFNLAYAEGFESMALAIGEMLIEDREHLFGASESGVATLVLWHFVEEIEHKNVAFDVFEHVAGGYFRRVHGFLYATAHIFKLTRDGYHALLQEDGLWRDWRSRLALARLLARIFAQLTPRLLRILVPGYNPRQVADPPWARAWAALFDATPQAAARLDTTRLAEPTPVPLA